DNA from Deltaproteobacteria bacterium:
CAGACGGTTGATAGCCTCCCGCACAGGCGTTCGGCTTATGCCCAAGCCCTGGGCTAACTCGCTTTCGTTCAGCTTGTCACCGGGAGAAATTTGTCGCTCTAAAATAATGCGTTTCAGCTCCTGGTAAGCCTGATTCCCTAAGGAGAGATTGGATTGCTGGATTTTTTGCATAGGAATTTTTACCGGGTTAAATTTTGTATAATTTATACATTATGCATTTTAGCGTGTCAAGTATTTTTTTAGGATTTTTTCAGAAATTCACAGAAATTCACATCGTTGACAGATTAGCAAACACCTACTAAATTGGAAATTAGAACCTGCGAAAACTTAAGGGAGAGTGAAGGGGCAATGCCCTATAATCTTCTGGTTATTTTGGGGCCTAACGCTTCCGGGAAGACGCGGGTGGCTGTTCAAGTCGCTCGTGCTCTGAAGGGGGAAATTATATCCGCAGATTCCAGGCAGGTTTACCGGGGGATGGACATCGGCACAGGCAAGGATTTGGAAGAATACGGTTCTGTTCCTTACCACCTCATTGATATCGTCGATCCGGGATATGAATTCAATGTCTTTGAATTCCAGCGCCGTTTTGGCGAAGCCTTCAAGGAGATTCAGGCCCGTGGTCACCTTCCTCTCTTGGTCGGGGGGACCGGAATGTACCTTGATTCTGTTCTGCGGGGATACGAGCTCATAGAGGTCCCCGAAAATCTTGCCCTACGCCAAGAACTTGCCGTGCATTCCGCTGAAAATTTAGCCGCCCGCCTCAAAGAGATTAATCCCAAGCTGCACAACACCACCGATCTGCTTGACCGCAATCGCCTGATCAGGGCCATCGAAATCG
Protein-coding regions in this window:
- the miaA gene encoding tRNA (adenosine(37)-N6)-dimethylallyltransferase MiaA, whose amino-acid sequence is MPYNLLVILGPNASGKTRVAVQVARALKGEIISADSRQVYRGMDIGTGKDLEEYGSVPYHLIDIVDPGYEFNVFEFQRRFGEAFKEIQARGHLPLLVGGTGMYLDSVLRGYELIEVPENLALRQELAVHSAENLAARLKEINPKLHNTTDLLDRNRLIRAIEIAEYQSEAQNVPPLPELSPLVFGIKWGRKALRRRITQRLKERLSHGLIEEVARLHHTGIPLEALEFYGLEYRFVAQYLKGALNKNDMFQKLNSAIHQLAKRQETWFRRMERQGVRIQWIDGNQDPAASILQKNQGYFFCHDSFFS